In one window of Poriferisphaera corsica DNA:
- a CDS encoding type II secretion system protein yields MKKAFTLIELLVVISIIALLIGILLPALGAARKAAQDISCLSNVRQLLTVHFAYSTDNDSFFINTNTLHQEKPNDGRNGWQTVDPGMAWWTSLLTKSHGANRDLFVCPRFGEGLDGSNDISRAPLDELDSVKWKRSHYGINANWLATLTYQNEFNGAGLETGSRLRSEPERYQYSRRQSEVRNGTETVLFADSHSLTTVEGSGTLPSSFATTYTKSLHARHSSFGINVGFVDGHGESVATKSDQTIDAFSSAELGWHDHLNASEGNKWDIY; encoded by the coding sequence ATGAAAAAAGCATTTACATTAATTGAATTATTAGTAGTCATATCAATCATCGCATTGTTAATTGGCATTTTATTGCCTGCATTAGGTGCAGCAAGAAAAGCGGCTCAGGATATAAGCTGTCTAAGCAATGTGCGGCAGTTACTGACGGTGCATTTTGCGTATTCAACGGATAATGATTCGTTCTTTATCAATACGAACACGCTTCACCAAGAGAAGCCGAATGACGGTAGAAATGGTTGGCAAACGGTGGATCCGGGGATGGCGTGGTGGACATCGTTGTTGACTAAGAGTCATGGTGCGAATAGAGATTTGTTTGTTTGTCCACGATTTGGTGAAGGTTTAGATGGAAGTAATGATATTAGTCGAGCACCATTGGATGAGCTAGATAGTGTTAAGTGGAAGCGATCGCATTACGGAATCAATGCGAACTGGTTGGCGACATTGACATATCAGAATGAGTTTAATGGGGCAGGTCTTGAAACGGGAAGTCGGCTTAGAAGTGAACCTGAGCGATATCAGTATTCGAGGCGTCAGAGTGAAGTCAGAAACGGTACAGAAACAGTGCTGTTCGCGGATAGTCATTCATTGACAACAGTTGAAGGTAGCGGAACATTGCCATCATCGTTCGCTACGACTTACACGAAATCGCTTCATGCACGTCATAGTTCATTTGGTATTAATGTCGGTTTTGTAGATGGACACGGTGAGTCAGTCGCTACGAAGTCTGATCAAACGATTGATGCATTTAGTTCTGCGGAATTGGGGTGGCATGACCATTTGAATGCTTCTGAAGGCAATAAATGGGATATTTATTAA